The uncultured Trichococcus sp. DNA window AAAGAGGATGCTGAAAATGTCAAAGCCTTTTATGGGTTTGAGAAGGATGAAAAATTCTTTGTATCTGCGGAAGTGCAAGAACACTTCCGGAATGAGATAGTAGTAAGGGGAGAACAGGCACAAAAAGAGTGGGAAGACCTGTTTGCTGATTATCAAGCAGCCTATCCTGAATTGGCCGAACAATATGCAGTTGCCCACTCAAGCGAACTACCGGAGCATTGGGACCAGGATCTCCCTGTGTATGAATTCGGTTCGAGTGCTGCCAGCAGGGTCACCAGCAAGGAGACGATCCAGGCCTTGGCAAAATCAATTCCGTTCCTATGGGGCGGATCCGCCGATTTGTCATCGTCGAACAATACCATGATAGCCGGAGCAGCCGATTTTGAGCCGGTGCAGTTTGCAGGGAGAAACATCTGGTTCGGTGTACGCGAGTTTGCTATGGCCGCCGCTATGAATGGGATCCAACTTCATGGTGGAACAAAGGTTTACGGGGGAACGTTTTTCGTATTCCTCGACTATCTGAAAGCAGCCGTACGCCTGAGCGCCATCCAAAAAGTCCCGGTTACCTATGTACTGACCCACGATTCCGTGGCGGTCGGGGAAGACGGTCCGACCCATGAACCGATTGAACAACTAGCCAGCCTACGCTGCATGCCGAACGTCCATGTCATCAGACCGGCCGATGGAAATGAGACAGTCGCGGCATGGAAAATCGCGATGCATTCGAAAGAAACCCCAACCGTCTTGGTGCTGAGCCGACAAAACCTGCCGGTCATTCCACAAACGAAGGAACTGGCTGAGGTCGGTGTCGCAAAAGGCGGCTACGTCCTCTCCAAACAACAGGGCGAAAAACCAGAAGGCATCCTGATTGCGACCGGATCGGAAGTAAACCTTGCGATCAAAGCCCAGAACAGCCTGTGGGAACAAGGAAAGGACGTCTCCGTCGTGTCCATCCCAAGCTTCGATCTGTTCAACCGACAGTCATCGGAATATAAAGAATCTGTGTTACCGAAAGACGTGAAGAGGCGCGTGTCGATTGAGATGGGCTCCAGCTTCGGTTGGGAACGCTATGTAGGGGACCACGGTGCTATGATTGCAATCGATACATTCGGAGCAAGTGCACCAGGAGAGACGGTCATCAGAGAATACGGATTTACTATCGAACACGTCATCTCTGTTTTTAATGCGTTGTAGCAAAGCGAAAGGGATAAGACTCGATGGAGTTTTGTCCCTTTTTATTCTATTGTTAAGATAATCGATTACACCTTAGGAGGATCATCATGATGGTGAAAACATTTATATTCGATGTCGATGATACACTGTACGACCAATTGGAACCCTTCGAACGGGCTTTCCAAAAGCATTTTAGCCGATTCAAGGATGAAGTGAAGATAGAAGAATTGTATAAGCTGAGCAGGAAATACAGCGATGAGGCTTTTGAAACGACGGGATATGAAATCACAAACATGAGAAAGATGCACATTTACCGTATTTCGAAGGCATTCGAGGAGCTAGGTATCGGGATAACGGAAGAAGAAGCGTTAGCTTTCCAACTGGACTACGAAGCATTTCAGAACGAAATCAAATTGATCGAAGAAATCCCGCAGATTTTTGAACTGCTGCTCCAAAGAGGCGCCAAGCTCGGTGTCATCACGAACGGCGCCAACGACAACCAACTCAGGAAAATCAAACAATTGGGTCTCGAAAAATGGATTGCTCCCGAAAATATGCTGGTTTCTGAAGGAGCTGGTGTCGCCAAACCCAGTAAAGAAATCTTCGCAGCGATGGAAAGGAGAATGGGTTTCGCGAAAAAAGACGTATACTATATTGGAGACAATTTTGACAATGATGTGGTTGGGGCAACGGCAGCGGGATGGAAGACAATCTGGGTGAATTTCCGGAACCACACAATAATCGGTCAGGACATTTCGGCAACGTATGTGGTGGAGACACCGGAAGAATTGTTGCGATTGGTTGATGGACTTGCGAGAGGATTTTAGGTTATTTGGGTGATTAGTATCACTACCACGCACTTGCTCAGTCAAGTGAGCAAGCATGTGGGAATTATTAAGGATTTCAAAGTGTTAAAATATGGGAACTAAATTTAATGAATAAAAATTCAAACTAATGTTTGACAGCGCTTTCTTTATCAGTATAATAGGTATTAGGCAATATGTAACGCATTTTCTAGAGATGTATTATATAATTGCCAAAAATTATCTTGGGGGATTGAAAATGAACGAAGAAATGGAACTGTCGGAACACAGCCCGGAACAATTGGTGGCACTAATCCAGCAAGGGCACTCTATGCACTTTGAAGAACTATTCTATAGGTTTTTACCACTAGTCAAGAAGTTCAACAGAGCCTACTACTTGAAGTCTTTGGAACAAGATGACTTCTGGCAAGAGGCTCGGATGGTATTGCACAAGGCTGTTCAGTCTTATGTTCCCGAGAAAGGCTTGCAGTTTGCGAGTTTTTATAAACTAACTCTCAAACATCACATTTTCAGCTTGATCAGGAAAGAGAGTGCAGTCAAGAGAAGGATCGACAAAGGCGCGGTATCTTTAGATGCAATTCTGGAAAATCAGTACAGTAACCATACGGAACATTCGTTTGAAGGTGTTGTGTCGATGAGCTTCTCTCCTGAGGAAATCGTTATGGTGAAGGAAAGTGCATCGGGTTACTTCGAAAGTCTTTCTGATTTCGAACAAGCTGTGTTCATCCGTTTTCTCAATGGATCGGATTTCCTGAGCATCGCGGATGAATTGGACTGCGAGGTGACATCCATCAAGAACGCTTATGATAGATGCCACCGAAAAATGAAGCGTTTGTTGGAATGATATCCAAATAAAGCGGGGCCGTCTCCCTTTGGAGGCGGTCTTTTCTTCGTGGCAAGCAGCAGTGGAGCGAAGAAAGGACCGGGCTGCTAGACGGAGGACAGCGCTCGGGTGAATGCGTAGCTCCGGGCAGCGGTCGCTCGTCGGAGGACAGAGGTAACTTTCAACCTCAACTCCGATGAGGCCTAGCTTATCGGAGAACGAAGAGGAAATGTTGGACGAACTGCGGCGAAGCTTCCGTTCGCCGGAGGAGAGGAAGAACGGGGCTGGCTCTTTGTGAGGCATTCCTGTTTTTTTCTTTTAGTAAATACAGGTCCTGAGTTCATTTCCTTGTCCCGATTGTGCTACACTAAAACTACGAATTTTAAGAAGCAAGGACATACTTATGAATAAAAATAAACGTTTGATCTATATTTCATTATTGGCGGCGCAGGGTGTGGTCATCACGCTGCTGGAGCGGGCGATTCCGTTTCCGTTCGCGTTTGCGCCGGGTGCGAAGCTGGGGTTGGCGAACATCATTACATTACTGGCGATCTTTACGCTACCGTACAAAGATAGTTTCAAGGTTGTGTGGATGCGGTTGTTGATTTCGACGTTGTTGGGTGGGACGTTATCGACCTTCCTGTACAGTTTTGCGGGGGCCTTTTTGAGTTATGGCGGGATGCTTTTGGTCCGGCTTTTGGGGCCGAAGCGGGTCAGCATGATCGGCATCAGTGCGACCGGTGGGATTCTGCACAATGTCGGCCAGTTGGCGATGGCGAGTCTGATTGCGCAATCGTTCAGCGTGATGCTCTACTTGCCGATCCTTTCCGTGACCGGCATCTTCTCGGGAATCGCGGTCGGGGTGGCGGCGAATTACTTGTTGGAGCACGTTTCGACGATCCGTCAGTTCCAATCGGAGGAGGCCGCTAAAAGTAAATTGACGAAAGCGTGGTATGAGGCTTCACTGGTCTATCGGAAAGAGCATGACTAGCGTTTTGTTGCGGGTACCTCTCCAATGCGAAAGGTTTTGCGATGCTGCCTGAGGAAGAAAATAAGGTGAACAGGATGGGGAAATGCTCATAGAGGCACTTTCCCCATCCTGTTTTCAGGTTCTGGACGGGCAAGGATTCACAAATGGCTGTACGCCCCTTTTTCGCATAGGGCTCATAGTTGAATTGTGCTTGTATTTACGTTAATATAAGAATAAAAGAAAGCCCTTTCAAAACGCTTGTGTTTTTATTAACGAAGTCGGATTTGTAAGGTAGGCGGAATGCTGTTGGGTAACGCCAAAGGATCATCCATTTTGCCGGACAGAGAGGAGCATATTTATGTGGTTTTCCATTAAACGAACCTTGAAAGGCAGTCATCCTGACCCAGAAAAATCACGGACTGAAAACAAGGGGATCGAAGTGGCGTCCGTTCCGCGGACGTTAGTCTTTCCTTTGAATATGCATATCGGGGCTCCTGCGAAGCCTGTTGTAGCCGTTGGTGAACCCGTCAAAGCCGGAACGTTGATTGCAGCCGGAGTTGAAGGCATCTCGGCCCATGTGCATGCCTCCGTATCGGGGATTGTGCTGGCCATCGAAAAGCGCTTGACTGTCAAAGGTATGGCCGATTGTATCGTCATCAAGAATGATGAGGCCTATGAAGCGGAAGCCTGGCCGGAACGTACGGAGGAATCCTTGACAAAAGCGGATATCCTGAAAGCGGTCAAAGATGCAGGCATCGTCGGTATGGGCGGCGCGCAGTTCCCGACGCACATAAAGTACGCGGTCGATGATCCTGGCAGCATCCATACCCTCATCTTGAATGGTGCAGAGTGTGAACCCTATGCCACAGCCGATGATCGGCTTATGAGGGAACATCCTCAGGAAATCCTGCAAGGGATGACTCTGATCAAGCGCTTGTTCCCGATAGAGCAGGCCATTGTCGGGATAGAAGCGAATAAACCGGATGCGATCCTGAGCATGGAGGAAGCGGCAAAAGGATTCGACGGCATCGTCATCCAGTCTTTGCCGGAGCTTTATCCGCAAGGGGATGAAGAAACGCTCATTGCCACCATCACCGGGAAGCAAGTCCCTGCAGGCAAGCTGCCGAAAGATATCGGTGTCATCGTTTCGAATGTGGCGACCGCTTTCGCCGTCCAGCAAGCTGTATATGCCGGCAAGCCGCTCATCACAAGGGTAGTGACCGTTACCGGGACCCCGCTCAAAGAACCGAAAAACCTTCTGGTGCGCATCGGAACCCCGATCGAATCAGTGCTGGAGGACTGTGGAGGGTTCGCTGCAATTCCTGGTGCGATCATCCATGGCGGTCCGATGATGGGTCATGCTGTCGAAAATACTTCGGTTCCGATAGTGAAAGGGACTTCCATCATCCTGACGCAAACCGCTGAAGAGGCTGGTCTGGAAGAGAGGATGCCCTGCATCCGCTGTGCCCAGTGCCTGGAAGTTTGTCCTGTCAAGTTACAGCCGGTATTGATCAGTGAAGCGTATGAACGCGGGGATATCAAACGGGCAGAGGAGCTTGGCGCCATGGACTGTATCGAATGCGGGAATTGCAGCTATATCTGTCCATCGAAGATTCCTTTATTGGATCATATTCGGGGAGCTAAACAGCGCATTCGTGAACAGCGGAAGGCAGGTGTGAAATGATGGGAAACACAAAATTGCAAGAAGAAAACTTGGTCGTCAAAATGTCTCCGCATATCCGGGCAAAGAACACATCGCAATGGATCATGCTGCAAGTGATCATCGCGCTCCTGTTCCCGACGGTTGCCGGAACCATTATCTTCGGTCCGAAAGTGCTTGCTTTTGTTTTGGTTGGCGCGACAGCAGCGGCTTTTTCGGAATTTGTGTACCAAAAGCTGTTTGGCAAACAGGTGACCGTCAGTGATTTGAGTGCAGCTGTAACAGGCATGCTGATCGGATTGACGATGCCCTATGCTGCCAAGCTGTCGACGACCGCACTGCTGTCTGTTTTGGCGATCGTTATATTCAAGCAACTCTTCGGAGGCATCGGCCGCAATGTCCTGAACCCAGCAGTAGCTGTCAGGATGGGATACCTTTTGCTTCCTTGGATTTGGCTGGAACTTTTCCCTCAATATGATGTCATCACCACGGCTAGCTCCAAAGATGCTGTTTTGGCGAAGTTTGTGACGACCGGTGCAACAGATGCAGTTGATGCCGTATCCAGTTCGACACCCCTTTACCATATCGGTGGTGGCGCTACGGCAGTGAAAGAGGGATTGCCGGACTTGCAAAGAATCTTCTTCGGCTACGAGATGGGCGGGTACGGTGGAGCTGTTGGTGAAACATGCAAATTTGCCATTTTGATTGCCTTGTTGTATCTGATTCTCCGCCGCATCGTCAATCCGAAGATTCCTTTGTTGTACTTTGCGACCTGCGCCGTCATTGCGCTTTTGAAATCCGGATTTGATTTCGAGTTCATGCTCTATCATCTGTTTACAGGGGCCATCATTTTCGGCGGAGTCTTCATGATTACCGATTATACGACGGGTGGACTCACGCCTATGGGGCAGACGATTTTTGCTGTAGGGTGCGGTATCCTTACGATGGCATTCCGCTTTGGGGATTACTCTCCGGGAGGGGTCGGTTTTGCGATTTTGATCATGAATCTGTTGATTCCGGTTATAGATCGGTTTACGTCTCCGAAAATCGTTGGCCACGAAAAAAGGCCGAAAGCTTTCAGAAGTTGACGCGCTAAGCGCTGGCTTTATCATTGAACCTATTCCGAACAGTCTGCCAGAAGTTATTTTTGGGGGACTGTTTTTTATTTGTGGAAAACTCTCAGGTTTTGCATGGACAATTATTCACAAGTACACTATACTTATAAAAGTGGTTATTTTAAATAAGTGAATAGGCGCAGGGATGCGCTGGACATAGAAAAAAGGAGACTACCTAATGAGTAAGAAGAATATTGTGGTTGTGGGAGCAGGTTTCGCCGGTGTGGCCGCCGCGAAGAAATTGTCCCGACATTTCAAAAAAAATCCGGATGTCTTGATCACTTTGATCGACAGACATTCCTACCAGACATATATGACCGAGTTGCATGAGGTGGCGGCGGGACGTGTGCAGCCCGATGCGATCCAATACGATCTGCAACGTCTGTTCAGCCGTAACCGGAACGTGGACATCGTCACTGACGAAGTGACCCATGTGGACCGTGAGAAGAAAGTCGTGACGACCAGCAGCCACAGCTTCAGCTATGATTACCTGATCCTGGCAATGGGCGGAGAACCGAATACGTTCAACGTACCGGGCGTTGACGAGCATGCCTTCACGATGTGGTCTTGGGAAGATGCGAACAAAATTCGCCGTCATATCCAGGATACGGTCGAAGCAGCCGCAAATGAACATGATGATGCGAAGCGCAAAGCGATGCTGACGGCAGTAGTCAGTGGGGCTGGTTTTACCGGCGTGGAACTGGTCGGCGACTTGATGGAATGGAAAGACTATCTGGCAAAAGCCAACAAGTTGGATCCGGCTGAATTCAGCCTCTATCTGGTTGAAGCTGCACCACAGATTTTGGGCGTCGTAACCGAAAAGGAACAACAAAAAGCTGAGAAATACATGCTGAAAAAAGGCATCCAGATCATCAAAGGCAATGGGGTCGCCAACGTCAAGAAGGACAGCGTCGAGTTGTCTGACGGAACGGTGATTCCGACACACACGCTGATCTGGACGGCAGGTGTAAAAGCCAACACGGATGCAGCGGCTTACGGCATCGAGCAAGCAAGAGCGGGCCGTTTGGTAGCCAACAAATACATGGAAGCGAAAGATTCCGAAGGCGTCTACTTGGCGGGTGACTTGGTCTACTACGAAGAGCCTGACAAAGACAACGCACCGGTCCCGCAAATCGTTCAATCCGCGGAACAAACAGGGCACACAGCCGCAGCCAACATCATTGCCTCCATTGAAGGTACTGAGAAGCACGAACACAAAGGCACCTACCAAGGATTCATGATTTCGATCGGTTCCCGTTATGGCGTTGCCTACTTGATGGACAAAATCCATTTGAGCGGTTTCTTCGCGATGCTTGTGAAGCACATCGTGAATTTATTCTACTTCATGACGATCGGCTCAGGCTATTATTTCGTGCAATACATCTATCATGAATTCTTCCATATTAAAGACAAACGCAACATTTTCCGTGGGCACTTGTCCCGTTTGGGCAATGTACTCTGGGCACTGCCGTTGCGCGTCTTCTATGGCAGCATGTGGACATGGGAAGCGCTCAAGAAGATCTACGGCCTGTACGGTACGACTTCTTGGTTCGGCGATGATGTCGTCCTGCCGTTCGCTTGGCTGAAGGAAGCGACGACCGGTGCATCCGAAGCTGTAACGGAAACAGTCAGTCATCCTGTCTTCGGTTTGAGCTATGCATACGGTGAAGAACCGATGATGATCTTCAAAGAAGCACCTGAGTGGTTCAACAGCATCATGAAAATCATGATCCCGAACGTGGAAATGGCTTTGTTCTTCCAGAAATTCATGACAATCGTCGAGTTGCTGATCGGTTTGGCGATCATCGCGGGCTTGTTCACGTTCTTGGCGAATGCCGCAACAATCGCATTGGTGATTTCGTTCTCCTTATCCGGCATGTTCTACTGGGTGAACATGTGGTTCATTCCGGTGGCCATCGCCTTGATGAACGGTTCAGGCAGAGCCTTCGGGTTGGACTACTATGTGATTCCGTGGATCCAGAAGAAACTTGACAACTGGTGGTACGGTAAGACAAAATCAATCTATAGACCGGGCGTCGGTCAATAATAACGATCTAACAGGGTTAAGGTGGGGAGACTTGCCTTAACCCTTTTCTTTTCGAAGGAGAGGGATGGGGAAATGAGAAAGTACCTGAGAATGATCCGCAGAGGCGATCTGCTCATCATCCTTTTTTTGATGGCGGCTTCCTTCCTGCCGTTGGGAGTCTTCAGCTATCATCAAGCCAACGCAGAGAGCGCGGATAAAATTGCGGTCGTCAGCGTTGACGGAAAAGTGGTGAAGGAGTTTGTCCTGAAGGATGATGGAAAAACGGAAACGTTTGTTTTCCATGATGACCATGGGCATGAGAACGTGATCGTGCGCGAAGGGGATCAAATCCGGATTGATTCCGCCGATTGCGATGACCAATTGTGTGTGCGCATGGGCGCTAAGGATGACATCGGGGAGACGATCATGTGTCTGCCGAACCGTGTGCTGGTGGAAGTTCGCGGCGCTGATGGAGCTTCCACTGATGAAGATGAAGAGGCCCTCGACATCATCTCCTGACAAATACCTAAGGGCAGAACAAAAGGAGTTTTGTATGAAAATTCATTCGATGTGGGACCAATATCCGCTGTTGCAGTCGGAATTGGTCGCCACCAATGAGCTGTTGGAAAAAAACATAACGCTCAAGAACCAGGCGGTCAGGGAAGCGATTCTGGCTAGGCTGCTTTCGGGCGGAAAAATGCTGCGTCCGGCCTATTGCCTGCTGTTTTCCCACTATTCCCCGCAACGGGATGCGGAGCGGGCGCAGGCGATTGCGGCCGCGGTTGAGCTTTTGCATACCGCAACGCTGATGCATGATGATGTGATTGATGAAGCCGGCACCCGCCGAGGCCAGGAGACGATGAACCGGGCATTCGGCAATCAGATTGCCGTCTATTCGGGGGATTACCTCTTCACGGTCTGCTTCCGGCTACTGTCCCAGTATGCCGGCAACGCCGATGTGCTGAAGCTCGATACGACCGGGATGGAGAGCATCCTGATCGGCGAGCTGAACCAGATGGATATGCGCTACAATCCGAACATGCGCATGCGCGATTACTTGCGCCAGATTCAGGGAAAGACGGCCCAACTGTTCGCGCTGAGCTGCTATGCCGGGGCCTATGGTTCGGACGAGGACGAGAAGTTTGCGCAGTTGGCCTACCGAATCGGTCACGATATCGGCATGGCCTTTCAGGTCATGGATGATGTTTTGGACTACACGCAGGACGAAGAAACATTGGGTAAACCGGCTTTGAGCGACTTTCGCAACGGCATCTACACCGCGCCTGTGCTGTATGCGATGCAGGCCGACCGGAAGGTGTTTGCTCCTTACATCGCAAAGGGGGCGGATGTGACAGAGGAGGAACTTGCGAAGATCCATGCTTTGGTGGAACGCTATGGCGGTAATCGCGCCGCACAGGCTTTGGCCAAGAAGTACACAACCAAAGCGCTGAAACTGATCAAAAAATTGCCGGACCATCCCGTAAAGGAAACGCTAACGAAATTAACTGAGCAATTGCTTTATCGCAATATGTAGCGAATCTGTAAGGGCACATTTCGTGGAGGTAGCCTCTCGTTTAGAGATAAATATTAGAAAATAATAGTTTTTGCTAAATATACGGCTTTTATTTGGCTAAAGATGTAACAAATGGTATGATAAGTAAGTGGATAGATATAGGGGGCTTGTGATTGGTATCACATATCTAGCCATTATAATAAAAAAGAACAGGGTGGGATAGATTATGGAATTAAAGAAAACGTTATCTACAGCAACTCTTTTGTTGGCATCAACTTTCGTATTAGCAGCTTGCGGAGGTGCCGATACAGACACAGAAACTGAATCTTCAGAAGTGGCTTCATCCGAAGTTGTAGCTGAGTCTTCTTCAGAAGCTACTTCAGAAGCGGCAGCTGAATTACAGGACGGCACGTACACATTGGTTGAAAAGAACTTCGACACACGTGGCTGGAAAACTGAATTCTCGATCACTGTCGTGGACGGCAAAATCACAGAGTCAACTTTTGACAACGTGAACGAAGCCGGCGTGAAAAAATCCGAAGATGCAGACTACCAAGCGAACATGTCAGAAAAAGTTGGCGTAGGCCCTGCTGACTACTTCCCAGCATACAACAGCCAATTGGTTGAAACACAAGATCCTGAAGCGG harbors:
- the rsxC gene encoding electron transport complex subunit RsxC, translated to MWFSIKRTLKGSHPDPEKSRTENKGIEVASVPRTLVFPLNMHIGAPAKPVVAVGEPVKAGTLIAAGVEGISAHVHASVSGIVLAIEKRLTVKGMADCIVIKNDEAYEAEAWPERTEESLTKADILKAVKDAGIVGMGGAQFPTHIKYAVDDPGSIHTLILNGAECEPYATADDRLMREHPQEILQGMTLIKRLFPIEQAIVGIEANKPDAILSMEEAAKGFDGIVIQSLPELYPQGDEETLIATITGKQVPAGKLPKDIGVIVSNVATAFAVQQAVYAGKPLITRVVTVTGTPLKEPKNLLVRIGTPIESVLEDCGGFAAIPGAIIHGGPMMGHAVENTSVPIVKGTSIILTQTAEEAGLEERMPCIRCAQCLEVCPVKLQPVLISEAYERGDIKRAEELGAMDCIECGNCSYICPSKIPLLDHIRGAKQRIREQRKAGVK
- a CDS encoding polyprenyl synthetase family protein; the protein is MKIHSMWDQYPLLQSELVATNELLEKNITLKNQAVREAILARLLSGGKMLRPAYCLLFSHYSPQRDAERAQAIAAAVELLHTATLMHDDVIDEAGTRRGQETMNRAFGNQIAVYSGDYLFTVCFRLLSQYAGNADVLKLDTTGMESILIGELNQMDMRYNPNMRMRDYLRQIQGKTAQLFALSCYAGAYGSDEDEKFAQLAYRIGHDIGMAFQVMDDVLDYTQDEETLGKPALSDFRNGIYTAPVLYAMQADRKVFAPYIAKGADVTEEELAKIHALVERYGGNRAAQALAKKYTTKALKLIKKLPDHPVKETLTKLTEQLLYRNM
- a CDS encoding NAD(P)/FAD-dependent oxidoreductase, whose amino-acid sequence is MSKKNIVVVGAGFAGVAAAKKLSRHFKKNPDVLITLIDRHSYQTYMTELHEVAAGRVQPDAIQYDLQRLFSRNRNVDIVTDEVTHVDREKKVVTTSSHSFSYDYLILAMGGEPNTFNVPGVDEHAFTMWSWEDANKIRRHIQDTVEAAANEHDDAKRKAMLTAVVSGAGFTGVELVGDLMEWKDYLAKANKLDPAEFSLYLVEAAPQILGVVTEKEQQKAEKYMLKKGIQIIKGNGVANVKKDSVELSDGTVIPTHTLIWTAGVKANTDAAAYGIEQARAGRLVANKYMEAKDSEGVYLAGDLVYYEEPDKDNAPVPQIVQSAEQTGHTAAANIIASIEGTEKHEHKGTYQGFMISIGSRYGVAYLMDKIHLSGFFAMLVKHIVNLFYFMTIGSGYYFVQYIYHEFFHIKDKRNIFRGHLSRLGNVLWALPLRVFYGSMWTWEALKKIYGLYGTTSWFGDDVVLPFAWLKEATTGASEAVTETVSHPVFGLSYAYGEEPMMIFKEAPEWFNSIMKIMIPNVEMALFFQKFMTIVELLIGLAIIAGLFTFLANAATIALVISFSLSGMFYWVNMWFIPVAIALMNGSGRAFGLDYYVIPWIQKKLDNWWYGKTKSIYRPGVGQ
- a CDS encoding sigma-70 family RNA polymerase sigma factor, whose translation is MNEEMELSEHSPEQLVALIQQGHSMHFEELFYRFLPLVKKFNRAYYLKSLEQDDFWQEARMVLHKAVQSYVPEKGLQFASFYKLTLKHHIFSLIRKESAVKRRIDKGAVSLDAILENQYSNHTEHSFEGVVSMSFSPEEIVMVKESASGYFESLSDFEQAVFIRFLNGSDFLSIADELDCEVTSIKNAYDRCHRKMKRLLE
- a CDS encoding NusG domain II-containing protein, producing MRKYLRMIRRGDLLIILFLMAASFLPLGVFSYHQANAESADKIAVVSVDGKVVKEFVLKDDGKTETFVFHDDHGHENVIVREGDQIRIDSADCDDQLCVRMGAKDDIGETIMCLPNRVLVEVRGADGASTDEDEEALDIIS
- a CDS encoding RnfABCDGE type electron transport complex subunit D is translated as MMGNTKLQEENLVVKMSPHIRAKNTSQWIMLQVIIALLFPTVAGTIIFGPKVLAFVLVGATAAAFSEFVYQKLFGKQVTVSDLSAAVTGMLIGLTMPYAAKLSTTALLSVLAIVIFKQLFGGIGRNVLNPAVAVRMGYLLLPWIWLELFPQYDVITTASSKDAVLAKFVTTGATDAVDAVSSSTPLYHIGGGATAVKEGLPDLQRIFFGYEMGGYGGAVGETCKFAILIALLYLILRRIVNPKIPLLYFATCAVIALLKSGFDFEFMLYHLFTGAIIFGGVFMITDYTTGGLTPMGQTIFAVGCGILTMAFRFGDYSPGGVGFAILIMNLLIPVIDRFTSPKIVGHEKRPKAFRS
- a CDS encoding FMN-binding protein — protein: MELKKTLSTATLLLASTFVLAACGGADTDTETESSEVASSEVVAESSSEATSEAAAELQDGTYTLVEKNFDTRGWKTEFSITVVDGKITESTFDNVNEAGVKKSEDADYQANMSEKVGVGPADYFPAYNSQLVETQDPEAVEVVTGATSSYDAFKEYAPLLVEAAEAGDTTTIEIDNVVAE
- a CDS encoding Gx transporter family protein, translated to MNKNKRLIYISLLAAQGVVITLLERAIPFPFAFAPGAKLGLANIITLLAIFTLPYKDSFKVVWMRLLISTLLGGTLSTFLYSFAGAFLSYGGMLLVRLLGPKRVSMIGISATGGILHNVGQLAMASLIAQSFSVMLYLPILSVTGIFSGIAVGVAANYLLEHVSTIRQFQSEEAAKSKLTKAWYEASLVYRKEHD
- the tkt gene encoding transketolase, translating into MFETIDAKAINTIRTLSIDAVEAANSGHPGLPMGAAPMSYVLWSKFLKINPLTSRNWTDRDRFILSAGHGSAMLYSLLHLSGYKVSIEDLKQFRQWASKTPGHPEVNHTDGVEATTGPLGQGLAMAVGMAMAEAHLAAIYNKEGFPIVDHYTYSLCGDGDLMEGISHEASSLAGHLKLGKLIVLYDSNDISLDGPTDKSFTENVGKRFEAYNWQHILVEDGNDLDAIYAAIEIAKAEKDKPTLIEVKTVIGYGSISQGTSKVHGSPLGKEDAENVKAFYGFEKDEKFFVSAEVQEHFRNEIVVRGEQAQKEWEDLFADYQAAYPELAEQYAVAHSSELPEHWDQDLPVYEFGSSAASRVTSKETIQALAKSIPFLWGGSADLSSSNNTMIAGAADFEPVQFAGRNIWFGVREFAMAAAMNGIQLHGGTKVYGGTFFVFLDYLKAAVRLSAIQKVPVTYVLTHDSVAVGEDGPTHEPIEQLASLRCMPNVHVIRPADGNETVAAWKIAMHSKETPTVLVLSRQNLPVIPQTKELAEVGVAKGGYVLSKQQGEKPEGILIATGSEVNLAIKAQNSLWEQGKDVSVVSIPSFDLFNRQSSEYKESVLPKDVKRRVSIEMGSSFGWERYVGDHGAMIAIDTFGASAPGETVIREYGFTIEHVISVFNAL
- a CDS encoding HAD family hydrolase translates to MMVKTFIFDVDDTLYDQLEPFERAFQKHFSRFKDEVKIEELYKLSRKYSDEAFETTGYEITNMRKMHIYRISKAFEELGIGITEEEALAFQLDYEAFQNEIKLIEEIPQIFELLLQRGAKLGVITNGANDNQLRKIKQLGLEKWIAPENMLVSEGAGVAKPSKEIFAAMERRMGFAKKDVYYIGDNFDNDVVGATAAGWKTIWVNFRNHTIIGQDISATYVVETPEELLRLVDGLARGF